One segment of Psychromonas sp. psych-6C06 DNA contains the following:
- a CDS encoding coproporphyrinogen III oxidase encodes MRQPATSKNAINALKLLSNAQQHFVKQLSHLCQSQQQEAEFIEQHWLRDEGQHGGGIRFEGPENSIFNRASVNVSQVQYEDSPHKTFLSATALSTIIHPNNPLAPSVHIHVSWTELREGKSYWRLMADLNPSIPCESDTQQFNQTLQQVGGQYFQQATELGNNYFYIPALQAHRGVSHFYLESFNPDDLNSAQFASEFAYAIIDCYIKILGDKLACPRGPQSITASQKCWQLDYHTLYFYQVLTLDKGTTAGLLIHNQNDIGTLGSLPRYIDRNLLLQWAEQTPSPRNKLVYDLVDLLPIHPKHHSRSEITADIKAKIAVAIRQHYQEYPL; translated from the coding sequence ATGAGACAACCCGCAACATCAAAAAACGCCATTAATGCCCTTAAGTTATTATCAAACGCACAACAACATTTCGTTAAACAGCTTAGTCATTTGTGCCAATCGCAACAACAAGAAGCTGAATTTATTGAACAACATTGGTTACGTGATGAAGGTCAGCACGGAGGTGGCATTCGCTTTGAAGGGCCTGAAAATAGCATATTTAATCGCGCATCGGTGAATGTGTCACAGGTACAATATGAAGATAGCCCGCATAAAACCTTTCTTTCGGCTACCGCGCTTTCTACTATTATCCACCCTAATAATCCACTTGCGCCTTCCGTGCACATTCATGTCAGTTGGACTGAACTCCGTGAAGGTAAAAGTTATTGGCGATTGATGGCAGACCTTAACCCTTCCATTCCCTGTGAGAGTGACACCCAACAATTCAATCAAACCTTGCAACAGGTAGGTGGACAATATTTCCAACAGGCGACTGAACTGGGCAATAATTACTTTTACATTCCAGCACTGCAAGCGCATCGAGGAGTGAGCCACTTTTATTTAGAAAGCTTTAACCCTGATGACCTGAATAGCGCGCAATTTGCCAGTGAGTTTGCTTATGCGATAATTGATTGTTACATTAAAATTTTAGGTGATAAGCTTGCCTGCCCTCGTGGCCCACAAAGCATAACAGCGTCTCAAAAATGCTGGCAACTCGACTATCATACCCTGTACTTTTATCAGGTTTTAACGTTAGACAAAGGCACTACAGCGGGGCTATTAATACATAACCAAAATGACATTGGCACCTTAGGTTCATTACCACGTTATATTGACCGGAATTTACTACTACAATGGGCAGAGCAAACACCGAGCCCGCGAAATAAACTAGTCTATGACTTGGTTGATCTATTACCAATCCACCCTAAGCACCATTCACGCAGTGAGATAACCGCAGATATTAAGGCTAAAATTGCAGTGGCTATTCGCCAGCATTATCAAGAATACCCATTATAA